The Salvelinus alpinus chromosome 21, SLU_Salpinus.1, whole genome shotgun sequence genome has a segment encoding these proteins:
- the LOC139547752 gene encoding protein YIF1B-like isoform X3 → MRNTSKDGTDPSQLFDDTSTASGVQPAGFPGQGVGAMGYPGQTLLSDPMSNMAMAYGSSLASQGKDLVDKNLDRFLPISKLKYYFAVDTVYVGKKLGLLVFPYMHQNWEVSYQQDTPVAPRFDINAPDLYIPAMGFITYILVSGLALGTQNRFTPEILGMQASSALVWLIMEVLAVLLSLYLVTVNTDLTTIDLVAFSGYKYVGMIVGVVAGLLFGRTGYYLTLLWCCISIFIFMIRTLRLKLLSEAAAQGVLVHGARNQLRMYLTMSIAAAQPIFMYWLTYHLVG, encoded by the exons ATGAGGAACACGTCAAAGGACGGGACAGATCCCAGCCAGCTGTTTGACGACACCAGCACAGCGTCGGGGGTGCAGCCCGCTGGGTTCCCGGGCCAGGGTGTTGGGGCGATGGGCTACCCTGGCCAGACCCTCCTCTCAGACCCCATGTCCAACATGGCCATGGCGTACGGAAGCAGCCTGGCCAGCCAGGGCAAAGACTTGGTAGACAAAAAT CTGGATCGTTTCCTCCCCATCTCCAAACTGAAGTATTACTTTGCTGTGGACACAGTTTACGTGGGCAAGAAACTCGGACTGCTAGTCTTCCCCTACATGCACCAG AACTGGGAAGTGAGCTACCAACAGGACACCCCAGTGGCTCCACGCTTTGATATCAACGCTCCTGACTTGTACATTCCAG CAATGGGTTTCATCACATACATCCTGGTGTCTGGGTTAGCACTTGGAACACAGAACAG GTTTACCCCTGAGATCCTGGGCATGCAGGCCAGCTCGGCCCTGGTGTGGCTCATCATGGAGGTGCTGGCTGTCCTCCTCAGTCTCTACCTGGTCACAGTCAACACAGACCTCACCACCATCGACCTTGTGGCCTTCTCCGGATACAAATATGTGGG GATGATTGTAGGGGTCGTGGCAGGGTTACTATTTGGTCGAACGGGTTATTACCTAACACTGCTATGGTGCTGTATATCCATCTTCATCTTCATG ATCCGCACATTGAGACTAAAGCTCCTGTCTGAGGCAGCAGCCCAAGGCGTGTTGGTCCACGGGGCCAGGAACCAGCTGAGGATGTACCTGACCATGTCCATTGCAGCCGCCCAGCCCATATTCATGTACTGGTTGACCTATCACCTGGTCGGGTAA
- the LOC139547752 gene encoding protein YIF1B-like isoform X2 has product MKLHSLHPKLRMRNTSKDGTDPSQLFDDTSTASGVQPAGFPGQGVGAMGYPGQTLLSDPMSNMAMAYGSSLASQGKDLVDKNLDRFLPISKLKYYFAVDTVYVGKKLGLLVFPYMHQNWEVSYQQDTPVAPRFDINAPDLYIPAMGFITYILVSGLALGTQNRFTPEILGMQASSALVWLIMEVLAVLLSLYLVTVNTDLTTIDLVAFSGYKYVGMIVGVVAGLLFGRTGYYLTLLWCCISIFIFMIRTLRLKLLSEAAAQGVLVHGARNQLRMYLTMSIAAAQPIFMYWLTYHLVG; this is encoded by the exons ATGAAGTTGCACTCCCTGC ATCCCAAATTGAGGATGAGGAACACGTCAAAGGACGGGACAGATCCCAGCCAGCTGTTTGACGACACCAGCACAGCGTCGGGGGTGCAGCCCGCTGGGTTCCCGGGCCAGGGTGTTGGGGCGATGGGCTACCCTGGCCAGACCCTCCTCTCAGACCCCATGTCCAACATGGCCATGGCGTACGGAAGCAGCCTGGCCAGCCAGGGCAAAGACTTGGTAGACAAAAAT CTGGATCGTTTCCTCCCCATCTCCAAACTGAAGTATTACTTTGCTGTGGACACAGTTTACGTGGGCAAGAAACTCGGACTGCTAGTCTTCCCCTACATGCACCAG AACTGGGAAGTGAGCTACCAACAGGACACCCCAGTGGCTCCACGCTTTGATATCAACGCTCCTGACTTGTACATTCCAG CAATGGGTTTCATCACATACATCCTGGTGTCTGGGTTAGCACTTGGAACACAGAACAG GTTTACCCCTGAGATCCTGGGCATGCAGGCCAGCTCGGCCCTGGTGTGGCTCATCATGGAGGTGCTGGCTGTCCTCCTCAGTCTCTACCTGGTCACAGTCAACACAGACCTCACCACCATCGACCTTGTGGCCTTCTCCGGATACAAATATGTGGG GATGATTGTAGGGGTCGTGGCAGGGTTACTATTTGGTCGAACGGGTTATTACCTAACACTGCTATGGTGCTGTATATCCATCTTCATCTTCATG ATCCGCACATTGAGACTAAAGCTCCTGTCTGAGGCAGCAGCCCAAGGCGTGTTGGTCCACGGGGCCAGGAACCAGCTGAGGATGTACCTGACCATGTCCATTGCAGCCGCCCAGCCCATATTCATGTACTGGTTGACCTATCACCTGGTCGGGTAA
- the LOC139547752 gene encoding protein YIF1B-like isoform X1: MDMDYTATQSGFTQYPKLRMRNTSKDGTDPSQLFDDTSTASGVQPAGFPGQGVGAMGYPGQTLLSDPMSNMAMAYGSSLASQGKDLVDKNLDRFLPISKLKYYFAVDTVYVGKKLGLLVFPYMHQNWEVSYQQDTPVAPRFDINAPDLYIPAMGFITYILVSGLALGTQNRFTPEILGMQASSALVWLIMEVLAVLLSLYLVTVNTDLTTIDLVAFSGYKYVGMIVGVVAGLLFGRTGYYLTLLWCCISIFIFMIRTLRLKLLSEAAAQGVLVHGARNQLRMYLTMSIAAAQPIFMYWLTYHLVG, encoded by the exons ATGGACATGGATTACACAGCAACTCAAAGTGGGTTCACACAGT ATCCCAAATTGAGGATGAGGAACACGTCAAAGGACGGGACAGATCCCAGCCAGCTGTTTGACGACACCAGCACAGCGTCGGGGGTGCAGCCCGCTGGGTTCCCGGGCCAGGGTGTTGGGGCGATGGGCTACCCTGGCCAGACCCTCCTCTCAGACCCCATGTCCAACATGGCCATGGCGTACGGAAGCAGCCTGGCCAGCCAGGGCAAAGACTTGGTAGACAAAAAT CTGGATCGTTTCCTCCCCATCTCCAAACTGAAGTATTACTTTGCTGTGGACACAGTTTACGTGGGCAAGAAACTCGGACTGCTAGTCTTCCCCTACATGCACCAG AACTGGGAAGTGAGCTACCAACAGGACACCCCAGTGGCTCCACGCTTTGATATCAACGCTCCTGACTTGTACATTCCAG CAATGGGTTTCATCACATACATCCTGGTGTCTGGGTTAGCACTTGGAACACAGAACAG GTTTACCCCTGAGATCCTGGGCATGCAGGCCAGCTCGGCCCTGGTGTGGCTCATCATGGAGGTGCTGGCTGTCCTCCTCAGTCTCTACCTGGTCACAGTCAACACAGACCTCACCACCATCGACCTTGTGGCCTTCTCCGGATACAAATATGTGGG GATGATTGTAGGGGTCGTGGCAGGGTTACTATTTGGTCGAACGGGTTATTACCTAACACTGCTATGGTGCTGTATATCCATCTTCATCTTCATG ATCCGCACATTGAGACTAAAGCTCCTGTCTGAGGCAGCAGCCCAAGGCGTGTTGGTCCACGGGGCCAGGAACCAGCTGAGGATGTACCTGACCATGTCCATTGCAGCCGCCCAGCCCATATTCATGTACTGGTTGACCTATCACCTGGTCGGGTAA